Proteins from a single region of Paraglaciecola sp. T6c:
- the secF gene encoding protein translocase subunit SecF has protein sequence MSANTLKNETSTQEATNTISQSTGVHSPMAMFSKVRLAGFYLAISLMLLSAIGLGFKGLNLGLDFTGGYMTEFTTSQSINKKQMQDQLATHLTGDFELNSSGANTQWTIRQADGANHVIDKDWLNNFAAQSGYDISPQDSVYIGSQVGSELIDNGGLALIVAAIAMMIYLTWRFEWRLACGSLMALVHDVLVVLGLFAWLGLPFDLTVLAAVLAIIGYSLNDSIVIGDKLREVMRAKTNMSMSDIVDTAVKSTLTRSLITSGTTLATIGAIWIFGGQPLQGFAIGLFAGVVFGTLSSIAVSATIPQLIGLNPEFYQHRAQELLLNDEP, from the coding sequence ATGAGCGCAAACACATTGAAAAATGAAACCAGTACGCAAGAAGCGACAAACACAATCAGCCAATCTACGGGAGTCCATTCACCCATGGCCATGTTCAGTAAGGTACGTTTGGCTGGTTTTTATCTCGCCATCTCATTGATGCTGCTTTCGGCTATCGGCTTAGGCTTTAAAGGGCTGAACCTCGGGCTAGATTTCACGGGTGGCTACATGACTGAGTTCACTACCTCGCAAAGTATCAATAAAAAGCAAATGCAAGACCAGCTTGCCACGCATCTAACTGGCGATTTTGAGTTAAACAGTAGTGGGGCAAACACCCAATGGACGATTCGCCAAGCTGATGGTGCCAACCATGTCATCGACAAAGACTGGCTTAACAACTTCGCGGCGCAATCGGGCTATGACATCAGCCCACAAGACTCGGTTTATATTGGCTCACAAGTAGGCTCTGAGCTGATTGATAATGGCGGATTGGCTTTGATCGTCGCTGCAATTGCCATGATGATATATCTAACATGGCGCTTTGAATGGCGCTTAGCCTGTGGCTCGCTCATGGCGTTAGTGCATGATGTACTCGTGGTTTTAGGGTTATTCGCCTGGCTGGGATTACCGTTTGATTTGACGGTATTGGCGGCCGTGCTGGCCATCATTGGTTACTCGCTGAATGACTCTATTGTCATCGGTGATAAGTTACGTGAAGTGATGCGCGCGAAAACCAATATGAGCATGAGTGACATAGTCGATACAGCCGTAAAATCGACCTTAACACGCTCACTAATTACCTCCGGTACTACACTCGCTACCATAGGCGCCATCTGGATATTCGGCGGTCAGCCGCTACAAGGTTTTGCTATTGGGCTGTTCGCTGGCGTGGTATTTGGTACCTTGTCGTCTATTGCTGTATCGGCAACGATCCCTCAGCTTATCGGCTTAAATCCTGAGTTTTATCAGCACAGAGCCCAAGAGTTGTTGCTTAACGATGAACCGTAA
- the gorA gene encoding glutathione-disulfide reductase: MADFDYICIGGGSGGIASANRASKHGKKVALIEARHIGGTCVNVGCVPKKAMWFGAQVAEAINHYAADYGFDVTVNKFDWKKLVDSREAYIKRIHASYDRVLGNNDITVINGFARFVDKNTVEVDGKHYTADHILIATGGRPVTPSIPGAELGIDSDGFFELTEQPKRVVVVGAGYIAVELAGVLHSLGSETHLVVRKHAPLRSFDTMLSETLVEIMAQDGPTLHTHRIPEKLEKNEDGSLTLTFECGEKIEADSVIWAIGRAPANDNMGLDKAGVTVNQRGYIAVDKYQNTSVDGIYAVGDNIGKVELTPVAVKAGRLLSERLFNGQKDAHMDYTLIPTVVFSHPAIGTMGLTELEAEAEFGKDNVKVYNSSFAAMYTAVTSHRQMTRMKLICVGEEQKVVGLHGIGYGMDEILQGFGVAMKMGATKADFDACVAIHPTSAEEFVTLN, encoded by the coding sequence ATGGCAGATTTTGATTATATATGTATCGGCGGCGGCAGTGGCGGTATTGCTTCAGCAAACCGAGCATCCAAGCACGGCAAAAAAGTAGCGTTAATTGAAGCACGCCATATTGGTGGCACGTGCGTTAACGTAGGTTGTGTGCCTAAAAAAGCCATGTGGTTTGGTGCTCAGGTCGCTGAAGCCATTAATCATTATGCCGCCGATTACGGTTTCGACGTGACGGTGAATAAATTCGACTGGAAAAAACTAGTAGACAGTCGCGAAGCATATATCAAACGTATCCATGCCTCTTACGATCGCGTGTTGGGCAACAATGACATCACGGTGATCAATGGTTTTGCTCGTTTCGTGGATAAAAATACCGTAGAAGTTGACGGCAAGCATTACACCGCTGACCACATCCTTATTGCCACTGGTGGTCGCCCTGTTACACCAAGCATTCCTGGTGCAGAGCTAGGCATCGATTCAGATGGTTTCTTTGAATTAACGGAACAACCTAAACGCGTTGTGGTAGTAGGTGCCGGTTATATCGCCGTTGAGCTAGCAGGTGTATTACATTCTCTTGGTAGCGAAACCCACCTAGTTGTGCGCAAGCATGCGCCACTTCGTTCATTTGATACCATGTTAAGTGAAACCTTGGTTGAGATAATGGCTCAAGACGGCCCAACGCTACATACTCATCGTATACCAGAGAAACTTGAAAAGAACGAAGATGGCAGCTTAACGCTAACTTTCGAGTGCGGTGAGAAAATCGAAGCGGATAGCGTCATTTGGGCTATTGGTCGTGCACCAGCAAACGATAACATGGGGTTAGACAAAGCCGGAGTGACGGTGAATCAACGTGGTTATATCGCAGTGGATAAATACCAGAACACCAGTGTTGATGGTATTTATGCGGTGGGCGATAACATAGGTAAAGTAGAACTTACACCTGTGGCGGTTAAAGCGGGTCGTTTACTTTCGGAGCGTTTGTTTAATGGCCAGAAAGACGCACACATGGATTACACTCTGATCCCAACCGTTGTCTTCAGTCACCCAGCTATCGGTACAATGGGCTTAACTGAACTTGAAGCGGAAGCCGAGTTTGGCAAAGATAATGTCAAAGTGTATAACTCGAGCTTTGCGGCCATGTACACGGCGGTGACCAGCCACAGACAAATGACGCGCATGAAGCTGATTTGTGTGGGTGAAGAGCAAAAAGTCGTTGGCTTACATGGTATTGGCTACGGTATGGATGAAATACTGCAAGGCTTTGGGGTGGCGATGAAAATGGGCGCAACTAAAGCGGACTTTGATGCCTGTGTGGCCATTCATCCTACTAGCGCTGAAGAGTTTGTTACGCTTAACTAG
- a CDS encoding 3TM-type holin produces the protein MNVFSFISNLFEPAVKLVDDLHTSDEERLQLQSQIKAVENELLAKVIDYENQLLQSKTAIITAESTGQSWIQRNWRPITMLTFLALVVLDSFGWLPNPLADEAWTLLQIGLGGYVAGRSAEKITQQYLQARPADGKAASSAKG, from the coding sequence ATGAACGTATTTTCATTTATCAGTAATTTGTTTGAACCTGCCGTAAAACTAGTTGACGATCTACATACCAGTGATGAAGAACGCTTGCAGTTACAAAGCCAAATTAAAGCCGTTGAAAACGAACTGTTAGCCAAGGTCATAGACTATGAAAATCAATTACTACAAAGCAAGACCGCAATCATCACTGCGGAGTCTACTGGGCAATCTTGGATCCAGCGCAACTGGCGTCCTATCACCATGCTCACGTTTTTAGCTCTAGTGGTACTAGACAGTTTCGGTTGGTTACCCAACCCCTTGGCTGATGAGGCTTGGACATTGTTACAAATAGGCTTAGGTGGTTATGTTGCGGGTCGTTCAGCTGAGAAAATCACCCAGCAATATTTACAAGCCAGACCTGCTGATGGCAAAGCAGCTTCATCGGCAAAGGGTTAG
- a CDS encoding RMD1 family protein, producing the protein MKFSNNRISAIYLGNEESILSSEQDWLNAERGARYRDAVHIALPGGEVWLFDYGIAVFWGVDEDERLALLHRLSLAEGLLTAASQEHFRFVLDAPESRISQDTVSLAQDDHLSRLAVSHALAQSLKLNEYESQAQQTIQDHAHIPQTLAKTGKIKLSRRNIAKIRGTLFSTKSDIILHYGLLDTPEFFWEYPEYESTYNLAARYLEIHQRVELLSKKLATIHELFDMLAGEQNHQHSSFLEWIIIILIAVEIVMFGAKEMQVLLGL; encoded by the coding sequence GTGAAATTTAGTAATAATCGCATTTCAGCCATTTACTTAGGTAATGAAGAGTCGATTTTAAGTTCTGAACAAGATTGGTTAAATGCAGAGCGCGGCGCGCGTTATCGCGACGCGGTGCATATTGCGTTACCTGGTGGTGAAGTGTGGTTATTTGACTACGGTATTGCCGTATTTTGGGGTGTGGATGAAGACGAACGGTTAGCGTTATTGCATCGGTTAAGTTTGGCTGAAGGTTTATTAACTGCCGCTAGCCAAGAGCATTTTCGCTTTGTGTTAGATGCACCTGAATCTCGTATCAGTCAGGATACCGTGAGTTTGGCCCAAGATGATCATTTGTCGCGTTTGGCGGTGAGCCATGCGTTAGCACAATCGTTAAAGCTAAACGAATATGAAAGTCAGGCACAACAAACAATCCAAGACCACGCGCATATTCCGCAAACGTTGGCTAAAACCGGTAAAATCAAATTATCGCGACGCAATATAGCGAAGATCCGCGGTACGTTGTTCAGTACCAAAAGCGATATTATTTTGCATTATGGTTTGCTTGATACCCCTGAATTTTTCTGGGAATACCCAGAGTATGAAAGCACCTACAATTTGGCCGCACGCTATTTAGAAATTCATCAACGGGTTGAGTTGCTGTCCAAAAAGTTAGCCACCATACATGAATTATTCGACATGCTTGCGGGTGAACAGAACCACCAACATTCATCGTTCTTAGAATGGATCATTATCATTCTAATTGCAGTGGAAATTGTGATGTTTGGCGCAAAGGAAATGCAGGTACTCTTAGGCCTATGA
- a CDS encoding glutamine synthetase III produces the protein MSGHASRLNAITQITNRAPKECTGTKPLTDIWATDVFGLAKMEEALSKNAFKAIKNTVTTGAPLDPATADVVASAMKVWAISKGAKFFSHVFYPMTNITAEKHDGFIITNPEGAAITEFTGSLLIKGEPDGSSFPNGSLRMTNAARGYTAWDPTSPAYIMHTANGATLMIPSVFISWTGEALDKKIPLLRSNAAMDKAARKVLSLMGEETIAPLNASCGAEQEYFLVDEHFANLRPDLLLAGRSLFGAAPAKGQQFDDHYFGAIPARVQVFMQAFEDKLYRLGIPAKTHHNEVAPGQFEIAPYFESSNVAADHQQLMMTLMKSTAKEHGFLCLLHEKPFAGVNGSGKHVNWSVGNATQGNLLDPGSTPHDNLNFLLFCGAVIRGVHKHGGLLRAVIASASNDHRLGANEAPPAILSVYLGDQLESVFNDIKAGKLLEKAKGGLMDLGLSQILKFERDPGDRNRTSPFAFTGNRFEFRAVGSSQSVSGPLVAMNTMLADSLDWIAERLEAALANGTDKTAAVIVVLKELMEMHGNVVFGGDGYSEEWHKEAVEVRCLKNLPTSADALPEFKAPEVIDLFVNTGVLSQDELFSRFEVYAEQYILSLEVEAKLVIDMATTQIYPAVTQHLTHLADVSQTLSGLSLSLENTDLNEAVEQANGMMSAVKELKVALAEHNFASTEEHMSFSAKTLCPLLLKVREHADTLEGMVADDLWPLPKYQEMLFIK, from the coding sequence ATGTCGGGTCATGCTTCACGCCTTAACGCTATTACGCAAATCACTAACAGAGCACCAAAAGAGTGCACCGGTACTAAGCCGCTAACAGATATTTGGGCGACAGATGTATTTGGTCTAGCAAAAATGGAAGAAGCCCTGTCGAAAAATGCATTTAAAGCGATTAAAAATACCGTCACGACTGGCGCGCCGCTCGATCCAGCTACCGCGGATGTAGTTGCCTCAGCGATGAAAGTATGGGCTATCAGCAAAGGGGCAAAGTTCTTTTCGCATGTCTTCTACCCTATGACCAACATCACGGCCGAAAAGCATGATGGCTTCATCATTACTAATCCAGAAGGTGCTGCCATAACTGAGTTTACGGGCAGCCTGTTGATTAAGGGGGAGCCTGACGGTTCATCTTTCCCTAATGGTAGTTTACGTATGACCAACGCGGCACGTGGCTATACCGCGTGGGATCCCACCAGCCCCGCTTACATTATGCATACTGCTAATGGCGCGACGTTGATGATCCCTAGCGTATTTATTTCGTGGACTGGGGAAGCACTGGATAAAAAGATCCCATTGTTGCGCTCAAATGCCGCCATGGATAAAGCAGCCCGCAAAGTACTTAGCCTTATGGGCGAAGAAACAATTGCGCCGTTGAACGCTAGCTGTGGTGCAGAGCAAGAATACTTTCTTGTGGATGAGCATTTTGCCAACTTGCGTCCAGATTTGTTACTTGCAGGTCGCAGTTTATTTGGTGCAGCTCCTGCGAAAGGCCAGCAGTTCGATGATCATTACTTTGGTGCTATTCCAGCCCGTGTTCAGGTGTTTATGCAAGCCTTTGAGGACAAGCTTTACCGTTTAGGTATACCGGCTAAAACTCACCATAACGAAGTGGCGCCCGGGCAATTTGAAATAGCGCCTTACTTTGAATCCTCGAACGTGGCCGCTGATCACCAACAATTAATGATGACATTGATGAAAAGCACGGCTAAAGAGCACGGTTTCTTGTGCCTGTTACATGAAAAGCCTTTCGCTGGCGTCAATGGCTCTGGTAAGCACGTAAACTGGTCAGTAGGCAACGCCACCCAAGGCAACTTGCTAGACCCAGGTAGCACACCACACGATAACCTAAACTTCTTGCTGTTCTGTGGCGCGGTTATTCGCGGTGTGCACAAACACGGCGGTTTATTGCGTGCGGTTATTGCTTCGGCATCAAATGACCATCGCTTAGGTGCAAACGAAGCACCACCAGCCATACTTTCTGTGTATTTAGGCGACCAATTAGAAAGCGTATTCAACGACATCAAAGCCGGTAAATTACTTGAAAAAGCCAAAGGCGGTTTGATGGACCTAGGCTTGTCGCAAATATTAAAGTTTGAACGTGACCCCGGGGACCGTAACCGTACCTCTCCTTTCGCCTTTACCGGAAACCGCTTTGAATTCCGCGCGGTAGGCTCGTCTCAGTCAGTTTCTGGGCCACTGGTCGCTATGAATACCATGCTAGCCGATTCATTAGATTGGATAGCTGAAAGGCTTGAGGCTGCACTTGCCAACGGAACAGATAAAACTGCGGCGGTTATTGTGGTGCTAAAAGAACTAATGGAAATGCACGGTAATGTGGTTTTCGGTGGTGACGGCTACAGTGAAGAATGGCATAAAGAAGCGGTAGAAGTTCGCTGCCTCAAAAACCTACCCACCAGTGCCGATGCCCTACCTGAATTTAAAGCGCCAGAAGTGATCGATTTATTTGTTAACACAGGCGTGTTGTCACAGGACGAGTTATTTAGCCGCTTTGAAGTGTACGCTGAGCAATATATTTTATCTCTTGAGGTAGAAGCAAAACTCGTTATTGATATGGCCACCACGCAAATATACCCTGCAGTGACTCAGCACCTAACCCACTTAGCGGATGTCAGCCAAACCTTATCAGGCCTAAGTTTAAGTCTAGAAAACACCGACTTAAACGAAGCGGTAGAACAGGCCAATGGCATGATGAGCGCGGTAAAAGAGCTGAAAGTAGCACTAGCAGAGCATAATTTTGCGAGCACGGAAGAACACATGTCGTTTAGCGCGAAAACCTTGTGCCCATTATTGCTAAAAGTACGTGAACACGCAGATACACTTGAAGGCATGGTAGCTGATGACTTATGGCCGCTGCCTAAGTATCAAGAGATGTTATTTATTAAGTAA
- the secD gene encoding protein translocase subunit SecD, with product MRKTTAKPKYTWQILVIIVTVIILGLNAIPTFYGNHNALLVSAVNPTQSLPNTQTLRKAVQQQNINVEQIINSESSSKIVIDGDDEALLVAQSQLKTTLGDDFQVRLGSQSAAPKWLQGMGMSPIKLGLDLSGGVLFVLEVDTHKADQERLGNAKDEALQLIHDKGLRGMSVKLADSQEKINLHFLTHQASQVKKVVNELQQQLPGITYTASGDRDAALVFSDQSVTTFHHEIMAQALTTLRGRIEELGITEAVTQRQGQNRIRIELPGVKDPEQAKRIIGATASLDFYEMAQSGTVGAKTFTDENGRRLRLAPKPIFTGSNIENATSGRDEMGIALVNLALDGIGGKKMSDFSKDNIGNPMVTIFSEYHKNSADEMVKSSKVISVATIQSQLGNRFSITNLDSPQAASDLALLLRAGSLDAPITIVQQRTIQASLGQENVGNGIMALAIGLGFTLVFMGLWYRKLGLIANTSLILNLVCLLGLMALLPNVVLTLPGIAGLVLTVGMAVDTNVLIFERIKEERKRGRSNFLAIETGYKEAFATILDANVTTMITALILLSIGYGPVKGFAMTLSLGILTSMFTGVFVAHVLTSLVKPQIAIKQKELRS from the coding sequence ATGCGAAAAACAACAGCAAAGCCCAAGTACACTTGGCAAATTTTGGTGATTATCGTCACCGTTATCATTTTAGGCTTAAATGCCATTCCGACGTTTTATGGCAATCACAATGCCTTACTCGTCAGTGCAGTTAACCCAACACAGTCATTGCCCAATACGCAAACGTTACGCAAGGCAGTACAACAGCAGAACATCAACGTAGAGCAAATCATCAATAGTGAATCGAGTAGTAAAATCGTTATTGACGGAGACGACGAAGCTTTACTCGTAGCGCAAAGCCAACTTAAAACGACCTTAGGCGACGACTTTCAAGTACGCTTAGGCAGCCAGTCAGCCGCACCAAAATGGTTACAAGGCATGGGAATGTCCCCCATCAAGCTTGGCTTAGATTTAAGCGGCGGCGTGTTATTTGTGCTTGAGGTCGATACTCATAAAGCCGACCAAGAACGTTTAGGCAACGCAAAGGACGAAGCGCTGCAGCTTATCCATGATAAAGGTTTGCGTGGTATGAGCGTGAAGCTAGCCGACTCACAAGAGAAGATTAACCTTCACTTTCTCACTCACCAAGCAAGCCAAGTCAAAAAGGTGGTCAATGAGTTACAACAGCAACTACCCGGCATAACCTATACCGCAAGCGGCGATCGCGATGCCGCGCTGGTATTTTCAGATCAAAGTGTCACTACCTTTCATCATGAAATTATGGCCCAAGCTCTGACCACCCTGCGCGGGCGTATTGAAGAGCTTGGCATCACAGAAGCCGTTACCCAGCGCCAAGGTCAAAACAGAATACGTATTGAGTTACCAGGGGTGAAAGATCCAGAGCAAGCCAAGCGTATTATCGGTGCCACCGCATCGCTGGATTTCTACGAAATGGCCCAAAGCGGCACAGTGGGAGCCAAAACCTTTACTGATGAAAATGGTCGTCGTCTGCGCTTGGCACCTAAACCCATTTTCACTGGCTCAAATATCGAAAATGCGACCTCAGGGCGTGATGAGATGGGTATTGCACTAGTAAACCTAGCGCTTGACGGCATCGGTGGTAAGAAGATGTCTGACTTCTCTAAAGACAATATTGGCAATCCTATGGTCACAATATTCTCTGAATACCATAAAAACAGCGCAGATGAGATGGTCAAAAGCAGCAAGGTCATTAGTGTAGCAACCATTCAAAGTCAGTTAGGCAACCGCTTTAGCATCACCAATTTAGATAGCCCACAAGCGGCTTCCGATCTCGCTTTATTATTGCGTGCAGGCTCACTAGATGCACCTATCACCATAGTGCAGCAACGCACCATTCAAGCGTCGTTAGGACAAGAAAACGTCGGTAATGGCATCATGGCACTCGCTATAGGCTTGGGTTTTACGTTGGTCTTTATGGGCTTGTGGTACCGCAAATTAGGGCTTATCGCCAATACCAGCTTGATTCTTAACTTAGTATGTTTATTAGGCTTAATGGCGCTATTGCCCAATGTTGTACTGACCCTACCCGGCATCGCTGGTTTGGTGCTCACCGTGGGCATGGCGGTCGATACTAACGTGTTGATCTTTGAGCGTATAAAAGAAGAGCGAAAACGCGGGCGGAGTAACTTTTTGGCGATTGAAACGGGCTACAAAGAAGCCTTCGCCACTATTTTAGACGCCAACGTCACCACCATGATCACCGCCCTCATACTGTTGAGTATCGGTTATGGGCCAGTCAAAGGATTTGCGATGACCTTAAGTTTGGGCATTTTAACCAGTATGTTTACCGGCGTATTCGTTGCTCATGTATTGACGTCATTGGTTAAACCGCAAATAGCCATCAAACAAAAGGAGCTAAGATCATGA
- a CDS encoding N-acetylmuramidase domain-containing protein yields MLDAVSADVLNVRSLPSTTSAIVGQLTRGMVMVTTPMQHGWVQFRFGGTFGFVSGHYLQAVRDLTRLTGTVNTQLLNIRQEPHAGATVLASVALGASIKTLAVVGDWLEVEFNGHQAYTFAKHVDLVYADNGYYASVTASALNVRSAPHHQASIFGQLAANSLVWVEGDQQTWSQIRFNGNRGYVASTYLQVAPVADDGTPAKQNDHQDPHDELLDNELPTAATALEPAEQLTPNLILTVAGSKEQRAVAATWNRWGALLTTLCAEKDIDVACAVAVLCVESRGKGFEQNNSDRLIIRFENHKFWKYWGKHHPQQYRQHFSYDPKKVWTKHQWRANPSDPWQNFHGVQSKEWQVFEFARSLDENAAMLSISMGAPQIMGFHYERIGYQSVVEMFDAFCQGIPAHIHGLFEFFDHIMHQHLRDHAFENFAALYNGSGQKALYGRLIKNHNYAFIKLHPNA; encoded by the coding sequence ATGCTAGATGCTGTCAGCGCCGACGTACTTAACGTGCGAAGTTTGCCGTCAACCACCAGCGCCATCGTCGGACAGCTTACGCGGGGTATGGTGATGGTAACCACCCCGATGCAGCATGGTTGGGTGCAATTTCGTTTCGGTGGCACATTCGGCTTTGTATCAGGTCACTATCTGCAAGCCGTACGCGACTTAACCCGCCTAACGGGCACAGTAAATACACAACTGCTAAACATTCGCCAAGAACCTCATGCAGGCGCAACCGTACTAGCTAGCGTTGCCCTTGGGGCTTCAATTAAAACCTTAGCGGTGGTGGGCGATTGGTTAGAAGTTGAGTTTAATGGGCACCAAGCCTACACGTTCGCAAAACACGTCGATTTGGTGTACGCCGATAACGGCTATTACGCGAGTGTCACTGCCAGTGCATTGAACGTGCGCAGTGCTCCGCATCATCAAGCTAGCATTTTTGGTCAACTCGCTGCTAATAGCCTCGTTTGGGTGGAAGGAGATCAGCAAACTTGGTCGCAAATACGCTTTAATGGCAATCGCGGGTATGTGGCCAGCACCTATTTGCAAGTCGCGCCGGTAGCTGATGATGGCACGCCTGCAAAACAGAATGATCACCAGGATCCACATGACGAATTACTCGATAATGAGCTTCCTACTGCTGCTACAGCCCTAGAGCCGGCAGAACAATTAACCCCAAATCTTATTCTCACGGTGGCTGGTAGCAAAGAGCAACGTGCTGTGGCTGCTACCTGGAATCGCTGGGGTGCGCTGCTAACAACGCTCTGTGCTGAAAAGGATATTGATGTGGCCTGCGCGGTCGCTGTTTTGTGCGTAGAAAGCCGAGGTAAAGGTTTTGAGCAAAACAACAGTGACCGTTTGATTATTCGGTTTGAGAATCATAAATTTTGGAAATATTGGGGCAAGCACCACCCTCAGCAGTATCGTCAGCACTTTTCTTATGATCCGAAAAAAGTCTGGACTAAGCATCAATGGCGAGCAAATCCGAGTGATCCATGGCAGAACTTTCATGGTGTGCAATCAAAAGAGTGGCAGGTATTCGAGTTTGCACGCAGTTTAGATGAAAATGCCGCCATGTTATCGATCAGTATGGGTGCACCGCAAATAATGGGCTTCCATTATGAACGCATAGGTTATCAATCTGTGGTCGAGATGTTCGACGCCTTTTGCCAAGGCATACCCGCGCACATACACGGCTTATTTGAGTTTTTTGACCACATTATGCATCAGCATTTACGCGACCATGCTTTCGAGAACTTTGCAGCCTTATACAACGGGAGCGGTCAAAAAGCCTTATACGGCCGGCTGATAAAAAACCACAACTACGCATTTATAAAATTACACCCGAATGCATAA